Below is a genomic region from Eulemur rufifrons isolate Redbay chromosome 24, OSU_ERuf_1, whole genome shotgun sequence.
GGGTCCGGAATCTGCAGATACGGAATCCATCAGGATGCCGGTCTTCCCACCTGTGAGGCGTGTGAGACATAGGTACATGGCCATGTCTCTCTCTGCACCCACCTCCGTGTGCTTTCGTCAGCAGGGTTCAATCCGAAGATGTCCAGCTCTTTCTTTGGCTTCTCTGGGTGGCGGCTCAGGAAGCTGTCCCTATTCTTATGCAGATAGTTGACCAGATCTCCGTAGAAGCAGTACTCAGTGATGATGTAAATGGGACCTGTGGGGACCAAAACCGGCAGGAGACAGGTgtgaaaatgaagcacagaaaagtCATGAATTGCTCTGTTTGGACTGGCAAGAGATGTTGCTCGAAAACGATGAGCTTCCATCAATTCAGTGGAACAAGTCAACTCCATTCAAGGGACTTCTACTCCCTGGCATGTTTGGGGGTGGAAAGTGGAGGATTTAAACCTGGTTCGGCAGTTTTCACAACCACAGGTGTTCAGCGAAACCCCTCCCTCGCACTCAGGGTCAGGAAGCATACCTGACTTGGTACAGGCTCCCAGCAAGTTCACGATGTTTAAATGTGGCCCCAGGTGAGTCATGATCTTCAGTTCAGACATGAGAGCTTGTTTCTCACTGGATCTGGCTGTGGCTGTTGAAGAAATAAACCACGTGTCGGTTCAACTGAGATACCCGCTTCCCACTCTCAGAACACACCAAGGACACGACTGATCCTGCGATTGGATGTCAAAAATTCTATTCACCAAGATAGTGACTCAGTCTCAACTCTAATAATTAACTAATCCCTAGGCTTTCAGGTAAAAAGAAGTCACTAGAAATGATAACTCTTGATTTCCCAACATGCGGGCGACAGGAGTGATCTAAATAAACCTAATTGACACAATATTCTAAATGCACATGAAACCTAGAGTCAAAAGAGCCAAGACCCAGTCCTAAACTTGTTATTTCCTACCTGTGTGATTTTGAGCAATTCCCTTAATACCTCCGCGTTCAAAACTTCCCAGGAAGGAGCACTTACGTTTCAGCATCTTCACGGCTACTTTCATGACAGGCTGGGACCGGCTTAATCCGTAGGCTGTTCCTTCGACCACTTTCCCAAACGCCCCAGATCCCAAGACACGACCTGCGGACAACCAGAACCGTTAACCCAGGCAGGCTCCAGGCCTCTCCTCAACTTCGTTCCCCACGGCCAGGCCAGCTGTCAGGGGGTGCACAGCTGGGTGGGTTCTGCAGTACCGAGGAAGCACGATGACTCCCCCAAGTCATCACGTCAAAATCAGAATTGAGCCCACAGGGAAGGAAATTAGCGTAATTGCTTTAGTCAAATAACATTTGCAagggaaaggaaaacacagaTGGGGAGACGGGAGGGTGCAGCCCTCCCTGGTGTGAGCACTCTGTCTGCCAGCTCCGTGCTGGGCCAgaccctgggctcctctgtgctTGCTGTCTACGGCTCTCGTCCAAACCCCCGGGTTCTCTCCCCTTCTGTTTTCCACTTGCAAACAGGGACATCTTTTGCGTCCACAAATCCTTAACCACTGGAAACACTTCACTATTCCAAATATCACAGATTCCACGGAGTGAGTAAGTTAAAACTTCAGGCTGGACTCATGGCTGCCAATTGTCAGGAAGGTCACTACAGCAAAGGCCTGGGAGCACAGCACTCTGCTCCCTGCTGGAGTTCCAAAAAGTAACTGAAGCTGTCGTCCCCACCCTTAGAGAGCTCACAGGCTGAGAGGAACCTTTCCCAAGGAGTCAGTCTCGAGATGGATAGCCACGCCAGGCAAAGACTCAGCTCACAAAAGACTCTCTCAGCCAACACTGCCTCTTGCCACATGTCTGTGTTGCTGGACATTGGACCTGGGAAGGTTCCGCTCCACCAGCAACTTGGCGAGAcccaggaacagagagacaaagaaatgCCTTTTGAAATATTAGGAATTGTGCCTTTTCCCccatattttattactttttaaccTCCCTAAGCTCCTTGTCTCTTTTTGGGAAAGAggggaaaatataataaagaaagcTTAGATGTGAGCACTTGAAATTGGGAGCAGCTCGGGTGCCTTGTTTGATTTCAGTTAAGTAACTCGCTAGGAAGCTCTACACCGTTCCGTGTTTTGGAATGATACAGGCGGGTCATTAAAAACGATATCCAGCATTTTTCAAAGTACGTACCATTCGATCATCCATCATGACACAACCTCTACTTCTAATTTTCATGTGCCTTAGtcttgttttcattcatttacaatgttatttaaaaaaaaaaaaattctcttggaCTAAAGTTTCATATACTTGGTCTGATCCcaggatggaaatattttaaaagcttgcGATAAGTTGGCTGGcttatttttacatcttttgCCTTAAAATGtacctatatttttatattatatacccCAAATATACGTAAAGAAGTATCCAGTGCATCCTCAATGCACTGCATCAGAATGCATTTTGTGGTTGTCCTCATTCATTTCTCATCTGTTCCTTTTTAGTCCCAGAGATTCATCTCGTTTTCAGTTTGTGTCATTTCCAAAGCAAAGCTATTTTGGTGAGTCTATTTGCCAGGCCTCTTCAcattctcttctccctttgtaaaattttctttaaccATAATTTGTTATGGAATGagatgttttcaaaaaaaaaaacatcattgcAGGGATCCAATTAACTTATTGTCGATATGGAAATGTATTTCTGAAAGCAAGTGTCTGTCGCCTCGCTCTTGCTAAGCACGAGCTGAGATCCCTTATCCTGCCAGAGGCTGTGCACGGTGAAGTCGTGTGCAAGTGAGAAGGGAGTCTCGGGCGACCAACCCCACGGGCGCTTACCAAGCACGAGTCCATCCCTCGGAAACTCCCATCTCGAGTCGTAAGGCAGCTGCATCGGGTCCACATAAATGTATTCGTGTCCATCGGGGCTGATCGATTCAATGACCCTCCAGCGAATTTCGTACCTCGGTTTCTATAAATGACCAGGACAGGGAACTGGTGAATTACCAAAGTCCCAGTGCACCAAAGCTCTACTACCGCAGCAAACTGGACACGGTGGCATCCAAGAACATTCATTCAACATACGATCACGGAGCTCTTTCTCTGTGCCAAGCCCTCAACAAGGTGGCTATTCTCCTTGTTCCTATTGGCGTCAAagattttttagttctttgagaaaatacCTACCTGTTTCCAAATGACGACCAGGACAATAAGTGAGATGATCACAATCACCAACAGCACCAGAACCGCGGCTGCCACCGTGAGTTCAGAACGCAAAGCTAGGGGACAAGAGAGAGGCACAGTGAAAAATGTCCTCACGGACATGCAGGGGGGTAGGGAGGTGGGGTGGCTGGGCCAGGGATCTCTCACTGCTGCTGGGGAGTGAGGCTGCCTGGCCCTTCCTTGGGGACAGCAATACCATCTCTCAAACATCTACACCGGGACACTATGCCCATTCTTCTCTGAAACGACAAAGGGATACAATTCAATCCGGGGAACTCAACACTTTCTCCAACGGTAACCTTTTGGACAGAGTTTGAATAGGCACAGTAGAGATCCGTCAGTGAGACTGAGAGCCACTATACACGTAGAAACTTTTACTTCATAAGCTTTATTATAAAGTTTACTTTGAAAGGTTGTATGCTGCTCATATTGCTTTTGGCTTCACTCATGTTTTAAGGAGCGGATGAGATAGAAGATccttcttccccacctccctccccacacacagaCGCTCAGACTAAATAGACTGAGTAGCCACGTTATTAGCCGCGCAAAATGTTGAGGGGCCTGTGCCAGATGCAGTCTGGGGTCTGACCCTGAAAGAAAGGCCCGGATGCCTTTCAGAGCATTCCCAGCTGAATGTCTGCCTTGGGGGCTTCATTCCTACCGGACCCTACGTGGGATTCAAAGTCCCGCCTCAGGGAGACAGGGCCCAGCTCCTCAGTTGTCCCCACTGCTGAGCAACTCACTGGGCGCCACCAGCTTCAGCTCTCGGCTCTCTGCCCCGAGGAGGTTCTTGGCCAGACATCGAACCGCAATGGTCTCCTCCACTTTGGCGAATGTCAAACGGCCCTCCACGGTGCTCCTGCCTCGGGGGTGGAGCTCCGTGTTGATGTTGGAGACGTTGTTGGCCAAAATCGTCCACGAAGTTTCATTATTACATCTAAAGGACAAAAGGGCCTAAGTGCAGGGCCAATTACTGACAGTCCTAGAGATGAGCGGAGCAGCGGGAAAACTCTAGGACAGCAAGGGGTGCCGACCCTCGCTGCATTTGGGAGCGCTACAGGCCGACTTTCTCATTGCATGTGCAGATTTAACATTAAGACCTGTTTGCACATGCTCAGGAGGGAATAACCCACACGTGAATAACTGAAAGCTAACTGTTTATGAAGGAGGCAAAGAGAAATgagtttaataaaatatggtgacCATTCCCCAACCTTGAACCTACGAGCAAACTGAATGGCTAAACTTCAAGCAGGTTTGGGGATTCCAATTTTCCACCCCTTCAAAAAGGCCTGGAGCCCACCCTCCCTTCTCACCACCCACGTTGGCTAGAGCCCCCGAGGTGTCACCAGGGTTGGAGCAAAGACCTAGATTCCAGCTCCAGTCTGGAATCTACCAAAGCTCCAGCCAACATCCAAGCCCACGCCCGTTAGCCCCAGGAGAGGGTAGGACTAGAAGTCTCAGCCTTCAGGAAGAAACAATGGAAGTTTCTAGACAGAAACCGTCACCATGCGTGAAGTGTGAACGTGTAGCTCACGTGTCCATTTAGAAAGTTGTGGAAtcgggggaggaaggaggagctggTGACTTAACTGCCACCAAACCTGGGTGCAGGAGGGCAGGAGCAGTCACAGGGCACTATTGTCATTTATGTTCACGTGCCAGGCCAGCCACCAAAGTTCACCAAATAAGGAATGTGAGGTAAAAATGTGGGCCAGGGTAGTAAAAATTTTCTTAGGATAGTGGTTcttaaaattcatcctttttcaGATTAGAGACCCTTTGAGAGTCTGATGAGAGCCACGGGCCTTCTCCCGCAGCTATTCCTGAGCACACACCCACGCCCCGAGCTGCGGTCCCTGTTCCGAACCCTATCTTGTCATCTGTAAGTAGCACGGGCCTTAGGCCAAATCCGAATCACGAATACCCAAAAAAGGCCAACAAAAGAAGAACTAAAATGCATTTGAGGCCCCTTGTGTCAAGGGAGAGGCATTCTGACCACAAAAGAAGAAGCAACATCTGGTTCCCGTACTTCTTAATGTCCTTGCAGATCATCCACTCGATATCGGGCAGGGGTGTGCCTTCGGCCGTGCACCTCACGGTCTGCGCCCCCGTCACGCCGTGGTGGTCGTCGACCAAGTCCAGGATGGACGAGGGCACTGCAAGAGGTGGACAGAGGTCAGAACGGAAGAGTCCGTGTTCCAGAACTTGCAGGCACTACGAGAGGGACGTGCGTTCAGAACCTGTACACGGGGGACTGGGGTCGCCCTCGAGGGGCTGAAACCAGTTGTACAAGTGACACCCCCGTTGAGACAGACCCACTTGGTTAAGAGCATTTTCGTAGTTTCGGTGTTTTGGGACTTACGCCTGGGATGTTTTAAGTCTGGagtgaagaaagtgaaaagttcCCGCAGTTATTTGGCTTGAAAGGCAAGGAGGCTCCTAAAATCATGTTATAGCTTAGAATCCAACTAATGGATTCCGCTGAGGAATAATCCAAAGCAGCATCCACCAAAGTGCAGCTGTGGGATATTAGTAGATTTTAAAGATTCTCTTTTTAATCTGGGGTCCAGGAAGTTAGAGATACACTAATACTTGTATCACAGACTCACTGCGAGACTCAAATGAGCCTACCTAGGACAGTACGGGGCACCCGGTGGGGACTCAGTGAACAGGTGCTGGGCTCGAATGTAAATGGACCTGGACACTCCATTCTGGCAGGGAACACCGTACAGTGTCCACAAGAGAAGCCAAGCAAAACTCTCCGGAACGATTAAAGATCATCTGGACCAAAAAGCATCACTTCCCTCTCCTCAGAACTGGAGGCACCATGTTGAGAAACAGGTGCTAAGAAAGCTGGTGGAACCTGGGAATTCCCAGTCAGACTGCTCCAGAGTAACCCAGAACCTCCTAGAAATACCTAAATCCATGAGTCCAACAAAGCTATCCCTGACATGTGACATCTCCAGTccccatttctccccttaagtgTTGCTTTTCCTCCACAACCTGTGAGAAAATGCCAGGCTCTTTGGGAGACACTGATCACCTCGTTAGCTGAGCTAGCATCCCCTCCCTACTGCCTTCGCATACCTTGAGTTAGCAGTTCAAACGTATAGCTCTTCACATCGTCTTCATTCTGAACTACAATGGTATAGTGGCCACTGTCTTCTTCCTTAGCACGGATCAGCTTTAACTTGCTTCGATACCTTAAGAGAAAAGGATTTTGTTTCAACAAGCAGTAGCTAAATAAATTCCCGTCATTGAAGCAATGacagttttaatttaaattttatttttttaaaaagtcaaaacatctttttgttttctcatctgtgtcaTCTCTTTCCTGGGATTCTTGATATGCTTTCCACACACTGAAGGTCTGAATCACAGACACATGTCTTGAGAGAGAAAACCAGACGTTCGGAGATGAGCAGTGGCCCTCTCCAAGAGCCATCGGTTCTACTAAGGCCTGACTTCTGAATGGAAATGAACACAGCTACCGGCTTCTCTTTTTTCAAAAACTCTTGATTTTACCTTTGTAAAAAAATACTTGTCTCCCCTAAATATCCATTGTTTCGGTGGTTCAGCCAAAAACACAATGGAGGAAAGAACAAAGATCCTCTACGTATCGACACGGGAAGGTCTCCAGGATAGAACATTCCTACTTGCTTGGATTTGCTTAAAGAAACTCGAAGGTTTCATAAGCACCTAATGAAGCTAATAAGGGTGCTTccctctggggaggagggaggaactgAACAGGCAGAGACAGGAGTAGAGTGAGGCTTCTCACAGTGCATCCTCTTTATGTCTGATCCTTTTTAAAGCATGGGATTCTACCACCTATTcaaaaaaataagttagaaaaaataCACCTCGTCAAACTTTATTGGAGGAAAGTTTCCCCAGAAGATTTCTTTCATGTATTACAAATGGCActtggctctgtgtgtgtgcacataaatACAGTATTTTCCCATTTGCTTGTCCTTTATAAATCATCACAGTGTGGAGAAGCAACTAGAATGGAGGAGCGCACTGCTCATGGAGTGAGAAGACCATGGATATTCTCATTAAaattctccatgcctcagtttccctatgtgTAAAATGTGATAACAACACGCAGCACAGTCACTCTGAGGAGTCATTAAATGTACGTGAAAGCATTTCCTAGGCACAAAAGCACTCTGCAAATGCTGGGCGCTAGGACCTGTGAGGAGAGTGGGCCGGGCTGACTTTTCCTCTGCTGCCCGACGCTGGATGAGCTTCAGGACTGGATTTCCTCAGAGTCCCCTTAGGTCCTCTGTCATTCATTGTTCCTTCTTGTTCAGCCAAGAAAGCCAGTGGGTCCACGAGCTTTAAGCCAGATGCCCCATCCACCATGTCCATCCTTGTATTCTCTGGGCCATAAGAGGAACGAGAAAAATACATGCTGAAGGATTCTGATATCACCCTAGCAGACAGCTTTCCAGAACCACTCAGTTCTGGCGAAGTTGCCATTGCAGACAGTGCTCACGCACGCATTTGAAGCGTTAGCTGTGCCAGGCGTACcccacacctctctggcctcgcAGCCTCGTGGAAAGTTCCAGGTGGGAGCTCCCCACCTCTTTGTGCACCTTCATGTCACATCATCAGAAAGCCTTCCAGATTCAGTATTCTACTCCATTTGCCCATTGCTGTTCTCCAGAAGTCGTAAAATCCCATTGCTCAGACACTGCTTCTCGATTACACGTGGAATTTAgttcagaaagaagaaagcaaatctTGAGGTTAAGTGAACGGAAGAGAAAGGTTCTGTTCTCCCCTTTCCTGAAGGCCTGAAATATAGGACTGACTTTTGTCTCTCTGGGATGATTTCTGAAAATGGTATAGGGCTGAATTCGCTGGGCCCTTCAAGATGCACCTTCTGATTCTTGGATTCTAGTCCTAGCTTAAAACTGCaagagggccgggcgcagtggctcacacctgtaatcctagcactctgggaggccgagacgggtggatcgctcaaggtcaggagttcgagaccagcctgagcaagagcgagaccccgtctctactaaaaatagaaaaaaattatatggacaactaaaaatatatatatagaaaaattagccgggcatagtggcgcatgcctgtagtcccagctactcgggaggctgagacaggaggatcgcttgagcccaggagtttgaggttgccgtgagctaggctgatgccacggcactcactctagcctgggcaacaaagtgagactctgtctcaaaaaaaaaaataaaaaaaataaaaaactgcaaGAGACCTCAAGATATATCATCTGATCCAATTCCTAGCCTTGAAGGACATGAGATATCGCTTATCCAAcattgtagatgaggaaactgaggctgactGGTGACTTGCCCCAAACTCCACACTAGTTACGAGAGGAGAGCGATCTACCACTCTGGTCAAAAGGCGAGGATCCCAGATGAGTCACTGTACATCTCTCTCCTGACCAAATTTAGCCAGGCTCTCTTCTTATGTCCTGTGGAGGCCTCCACTGGGGCAAACGTGTTCCAAATTAAGTCAACGATGTTTTGTTCCATGTAAGCTTACGTGCTAATTGCCTCTCAAGGAAAACCACCATCCATGGCCACTTGCAATATGGACGATGAACATGAAGGAATATATTCCATCCCAGTGGGTCCAACTTGACTTTTCTCCTCCAGCCCTAGCTGAATCTGGTGACCCGTCTTTCACTGGGGGGCAGAGCATcttaattcttctttcttctcattttatcattaaatactTACCAGAATACTATTACCACATTGCAATGTTATAATTAAAGGGATTATGATTTCAAGCATCTCTTAGACGGCCACGTTTTATAGACTGACTTTTGGCTTAGGTTGTAAAACATACACAAACCTCAGTCTACCCAGGGACACACACTAAAAAAAGGCATACCTGGGAAGGGTGTTTCTTTACCTTATTTCCTGAATCTTTTCCACGTCCGTGGTGATCTCGGTGAGATTTTCGATCAGAGTCAGGTCGTCCTTCAGCCAGGATATCCTGGGAGGAGGGTAGGCCCGCACGTCCACCACAAAGTGTTTGACTTCATGCAGGTTGACAGCTTCCAGCTGGCTGAAGGTGGGTTTGATTTCAATGAATCCTTTCTCTGCACAGGGAAGAGTTTCCGTTAAACAATGATTACCGAGCAGCATACGCATCCCGAGCAGCGTGGACGACTGGCATTTTAGAAAGCGGAATGTACCATGCACGGAAATAGTGACTTTCTTCATCTCTTTGACCTCCCTGGTAGCCTGGCGAGCCGCACATTCGTAGTCGCCACTGTCTTTCACCGTGGCCTCGGGGACCGTCAACGTGTATACCAACTTGATGATCGGGACTTTGATCTCCTCCAGCATGGTGACGCCTTTGCCTTTCTATAGCAGAAGGGGGAGAAAAccgctttttgctttttctaatttttgggtTGTTATCGTGTTGCCACAGGACCTTCCTATTTCTTTCTGACTTCTGAAAAAGAAGACTCGATACACGCTCTTTATGCCTTCTGAAGGCCCTGGTGCGGCTATTATCATCTCAAACTCTCCCACTGATCAAGGGGCCTTACAGGCCATCCAGTCAAATGTGCTCATTGTAGAGATGGGAAGCTAAGGTCTAGAGAAGGTCAGTGACAGACAGAACTCAGCCCAGGTCTCTGAGCCCTGCTGCGCCCTGCCCAAAGCCACGCCACGTCGGGGGGACCTACCACCACTCCAGGGTACGTCCACTGAAGGTCAACCACCTCGTTGTTAAAGACAGCACAGGTGACCACGATTGTCTCCCCTGACTTATACACAGTTTTAAGAGCTTCCATTTCTAGATCAAGTTCTGATGTTGCtagaaaagagaacaaatacaAGGACCTAAAAACCCATAGGACAGTCAGGATCTTGTAAGGTTTgggtttctttgttatttttaaagaaaattctaaaaaaataatttgcaaaccAGTTTGATCAAGACAAAAATCAAGAAAGTCTCCGAAGTCTTGATTTTGAATTGGGATACAATTTGGCATGTAGTGAtaatacagaaatacaaagtcaTTAACAGTAAAAATGAATTCCAGTTAAACAGAACACCACATTCCTGAGCAGTTGGGTCAGTTATGGCCATACTCTCCTGCAATCACCTTGACCcatgtgtttattcatttaatcagcCCACCTCTACGGACCCACACTGCTCTAGGCACTTCCCCCCCTACCCCATCATGAGATAAGCCAGGCTCTGATTTTACCACGGCATCCTCTTGCTCCATATAGGGTAAGTGCTCAGATCTGTTGACCCCAGAGTGTGTGATACTTCCCCATTTATGCTAACCACTGCCATCAAAGGAATGAAGTCTACAATGACAATCTTTCCTCCAATTGAAATCACTTTTCTTAAGTTACTAAAATTAACCTAGACATCCAACCTCTCCAGGCATATGTTTGTTTTTAGGGCTGCTGTAGTCAGGAATGTGGATAAAACAGTAAGAGGCTTATGCAAGGAAGAATTCCTTACAGTATTTTGAAGTCCACTGATGAAACATGAATTCTTACGGGGGTAAGCAAGCTTTAGCCTTTAGTAATTTTAAGCTTAGTATTATTATAGCCACAGAGGTCAGCCTGACATTGTATTAGGTAGGGTCCTAAATCCCCAAATTGGAATTCAGGGTCTCTTAACACCAGGGATggtgatttgaaaaataaaaaaaaactacatacaTCTGATGATTTTGCCTATTACTcttatttaaaagagagagagggtaCAAGTACCTTTTAAAGCATAAACATTAAATGGGATGGTCTGGAACTTCTTTCCTTTGACAGTGGCCTCACAGACATAGGGCCCGACAGTGAAGGTCCCATTGAAGCCCTGTCTGCTGTCATAGAAGGCAGGTACCACCCCGTCACTGTTACGCAAGGTCACGGGGGTCTCAGGATCAGTCGTGCGACAAGGTATGACGGCAGAATCATCATCGTCTGCGATGACTAAATAATCTGTCATTCCCAGAGGTACAAACGCTACATCCGGGTCtgtggtttaaaaaagaaagaagactct
It encodes:
- the PDGFRA gene encoding platelet-derived growth factor receptor alpha isoform X1 — encoded protein: MGTSHRTFLVLGCLLAGPGLILCQLSVPSMLPNENEKVVQLNSSFSLRCFGESEVSWQYPMSEDDNPTVEIRNEENNSGLFVTVLEVVNASAAHTGFYTCYYNHTQTEENELEGRHIYIYVPDPDVAFVPLGMTDYLVIADDDDSAVIPCRTTDPETPVTLRNSDGVVPAFYDSRQGFNGTFTVGPYVCEATVKGKKFQTIPFNVYALKATSELDLEMEALKTVYKSGETIVVTCAVFNNEVVDLQWTYPGVVKGKGVTMLEEIKVPIIKLVYTLTVPEATVKDSGDYECAARQATREVKEMKKVTISVHEKGFIEIKPTFSQLEAVNLHEVKHFVVDVRAYPPPRISWLKDDLTLIENLTEITTDVEKIQEIRYRSKLKLIRAKEEDSGHYTIVVQNEDDVKSYTFELLTQVPSSILDLVDDHHGVTGAQTVRCTAEGTPLPDIEWMICKDIKKCNNETSWTILANNVSNINTELHPRGRSTVEGRLTFAKVEETIAVRCLAKNLLGAESRELKLVAPTLRSELTVAAAVLVLLVIVIISLIVLVVIWKQKPRYEIRWRVIESISPDGHEYIYVDPMQLPYDSRWEFPRDGLVLGRVLGSGAFGKVVEGTAYGLSRSQPVMKVAVKMLKPTARSSEKQALMSELKIMTHLGPHLNIVNLLGACTKSGPIYIITEYCFYGDLVNYLHKNRDSFLSRHPEKPKKELDIFGLNPADESTRSYVILSFENNGDYMDMKQADTTQYVPMLERKEVSKYSDIQRSLYDRPASYKKKAMLDSEVKNLLSDDNSEGLTLLDLLSFTYQVARGMEFLASKNCVHRDLAARNVLLAQGKIVKICDFGLARDIMHDSNYVSKGSTFLPVKWMAPESIFDNLYTTLSDVWSYGILLWEIFSLGGTPYPGMMVDSTFYNKIKSGYRMAKPDHATSEVYEIMVKCWNSEPEKRPSFYHLSEIVENLLPGQYKKSYEKIHLDFLKSDHPAVARMRVDSDNAYIGVTYKNEEDKLKDWEGGLDEQRLSADSGYIIPLPDIDPVPEEDDLGKRNRHSSQTSEESAIETGSSSSTFIKREDETIEDIDMMDDIGIDSSDLVEDSFL
- the PDGFRA gene encoding platelet-derived growth factor receptor alpha isoform X2, giving the protein MGTSHRTFLVLGCLLAGPGLILCQLSVPSMLPNENEKVVQLNSSFSLRCFGESEVSWQYPMSEDDNPTVEIRNEENNSGLFVTVLEVVNASAAHTGFYTCYYNHTQTEENELEGRHIYIYVPDPDVAFVPLGMTDYLVIADDDDSAVIPCRTTDPETPVTLRNSDGVVPAFYDSRQGFNGTFTVGPYVCEATVKGKKFQTIPFNVYALKATSELDLEMEALKTVYKSGETIVVTCAVFNNEVVDLQWTYPGVVKGKGVTMLEEIKVPIIKLVYTLTVPEATVKDSGDYECAARQATREVKEMKKVTISVHEKGFIEIKPTFSQLEAVNLHEVKHFVVDVRAYPPPRISWLKDDLTLIENLTEITTDVEKIQEIRYRSKLKLIRAKEEDSGHYTIVVQNEDDVKSYTFELLTQVPSSILDLVDDHHGVTGAQTVRCTAEGTPLPDIEWMICKDIKKCNNETSWTILANNVSNINTELHPRGRSTVEGRLTFAKVEETIAVRCLAKNLLGAESRELKLVAPTLRSELTVAAAVLVLLVIVIISLIVLVVIWKQKPRYEIRWRVIESISPDGHEYIYVDPMQLPYDSRWEFPRDGLVLGRVLGSGAFGKVVEGTAYGLSRSQPVMKVAVKMLKPTARSSEKQALMSELKIMTHLGPHLNIVNLLGACTKSGPIYIITEYCFYGDLVNYLHKNRDSFLSRHPEKPKKELDIFGLNPADESTRSYVILSFENNGDYMDMKQADTTQYVPMLERKEVSKYSDIQRSLYDRPASYKKKAMLGRAGGLGTRCQRRLSHARAQALLADRHSFWPSCSWLKKCEWLELLFTCLNIFKKT